Below is a window of Salvelinus alpinus chromosome 5, SLU_Salpinus.1, whole genome shotgun sequence DNA.
GGTCTATGACATCGCCAAGCACCTGACCTATGAAAATGTGGAGCGGTGGTTGAAAGAGCTGAGAGACCATGCAGACACCAACATCGTCATCATGCTGGTCGGCAACAAGAGCGACCTGCGCCACCTCCGGGCCGTGCCCACCGACGAGGCCCGGGCGTTCGCAGGTTAGAGACGCCTCGCCGTTCTGAACTGGTGTCAGACGCTGAACAAGCTGCATACATTTCTGTGTTCTACTTTCCTTCATTTATGATGCTGCAGTCtcacaaaaatgtatgttttaatgTCACTTTTTATGCTTGCATTCATTCCTGTGGAATGTTCCATGACTGGTACAGTCTCTGTTCCATAACTGGTACAGTCTCTGTTCCATAACTGGTACAGCCTCTAACTTATTTTCTTACGTTGTTTTTGTTCCCTCAGAGAAAAACGGTTTGTCTTTCCTCGAGACGTCAGCCCTGGATTCCACCAACGTTGAAACGGCTTTCCAGACCAttctgacaggtgtgtgtgtgtcatattcTTTTTTCTGTCACACCTGTTGATTTCATCTGCTATCTTGGCAAGACAGACTGTCATATCCAAtcttctgtctccctccctttctttctccctctcccctccatcagAAATCTATCGTATCGTCTCTCAGAAGCAGATGTCAGAGCGTCAGGAGAGCGACATGTCTCCTAGCAACAATGTGGTCAACATCCAGGTGCAGCCCACTGAGAACAAACCAAAGATGCAGTGCTGTCAGAACATCTAGCCCCGCCCACattaccactacacctctaccccCTCATATACCCTGTACCCCCACCTCTACCCCCTCATATACCCTGTACCCCCACCTCTACCCCCTCATATACCCTGTACCCCCACCTTTACCCTGTACCCCCACCTTTACCCCCTCATATACCCTGTACCCCCACCTTTACCCTGTACCCCCACCTTTACCCCCTCATATACCCTGTACCCCCATCTTGTTTTAGCTCGCCCGGTGAACCCGGTTGGGTGGAGATTTCACTTTAGAACCAATTAAATGGTCTCTCAAATGTGTGAATTTGGCCCACCCGGCTCTCAGGGTGAGGTAAACCGGATGCACCCACTTACTCAGTCTCATAGGAGTAGTcccctcctccattctctcccccactccctccccctctccctccctcctcctctccctccccctccctcctcctctccatctctccttcatcctctcccccactccctcctctccctccctcctcttcctctctcctccactccctccctcctcttcctcgctccctcctctccctccctactgATCA
It encodes the following:
- the LOC139575392 gene encoding ras-related protein Rab-11A; translation: MGTRDDEYDYLFKVVLIGDSGVGKSNLLSRFTRNEFNLESKSTIGVEFATRSIQVDGKTVKAQIWDTAGQERYRAITSAYYRGAVGALLVYDIAKHLTYENVERWLKELRDHADTNIVIMLVGNKSDLRHLRAVPTDEARAFAEKNGLSFLETSALDSTNVETAFQTILTEIYRIVSQKQMSERQESDMSPSNNVVNIQVQPTENKPKMQCCQNI